Proteins co-encoded in one Gleimia hominis genomic window:
- a CDS encoding ABC transporter substrate-binding protein, whose protein sequence is MRKTRLLAILGASSLLLAACGSGSGGGSDSGASDNKKPWEGDASEVAVATWWEAGSEKLGLEALTKVFEEQNPKTKFVNAAIAGGGGSQAKQKLAADLAAGSPPDTFQAHAGAELSDYIDADQIEDLTGLYDELGLKDAFPETLIDQLKVDGKLYSVPSNVHRANVVWANPKVLEEAGVDAKTPPKDIDAWIADMEKIKAAGKTPITVGMAWTQTELLETILIADLGPEEYNGLFDGKTKWDSDGVKKALAHFEKIISFTDKSLISEDWEPAMQPVVDGKAAYHVMGDWAVASFDTQKKKAGEDYVYFPVPGTDGVFDFLADSFTLPKGAKHPGGTKAWLTTISSKDGQIAFSTVKGSIPARADLTDEEKGKFSEYQQNAMESFGKDTIVSSIAHGAALPVKVSNDINDAVSKFVEGGSDLDAFQQALVKATDSVGK, encoded by the coding sequence ATGCGTAAAACGCGACTACTGGCCATACTGGGGGCATCATCATTGCTCCTAGCCGCTTGTGGATCCGGCTCAGGTGGCGGCTCTGACTCCGGAGCATCCGACAACAAGAAACCTTGGGAAGGGGACGCTTCCGAGGTTGCGGTAGCTACCTGGTGGGAAGCCGGTTCCGAGAAGTTAGGGCTTGAGGCCCTGACGAAGGTGTTCGAAGAGCAGAACCCTAAAACCAAGTTCGTGAACGCAGCCATCGCCGGTGGCGGTGGGAGCCAAGCGAAACAAAAGCTCGCGGCGGACCTCGCGGCAGGTAGTCCCCCAGACACGTTCCAAGCCCACGCGGGTGCGGAACTGTCGGACTACATTGATGCGGATCAGATTGAGGACCTAACGGGGCTTTACGACGAGCTGGGCCTCAAAGACGCGTTCCCAGAAACCCTTATTGACCAGCTCAAGGTTGATGGGAAGCTGTACTCAGTTCCATCTAACGTGCACCGCGCGAACGTGGTGTGGGCAAACCCGAAGGTCTTGGAAGAAGCTGGTGTGGACGCGAAGACCCCACCGAAGGATATTGACGCGTGGATTGCCGACATGGAGAAAATCAAAGCCGCTGGCAAAACCCCAATCACCGTGGGGATGGCATGGACCCAAACGGAGCTGCTAGAAACAATCCTTATCGCAGACCTCGGGCCGGAAGAATACAACGGCTTGTTTGATGGTAAAACCAAGTGGGATTCAGACGGGGTAAAGAAGGCTCTGGCGCACTTTGAGAAGATCATATCTTTTACCGACAAGTCTTTGATTTCTGAGGACTGGGAGCCGGCCATGCAACCGGTGGTAGACGGTAAGGCGGCGTACCACGTGATGGGTGACTGGGCGGTGGCCTCGTTCGACACGCAGAAGAAGAAAGCTGGTGAAGACTACGTTTACTTCCCCGTGCCCGGCACTGATGGGGTGTTTGACTTCCTCGCGGACTCCTTCACGCTTCCCAAGGGTGCGAAACACCCCGGTGGGACTAAAGCGTGGTTAACCACGATTTCCTCAAAGGACGGGCAGATCGCGTTCAGCACCGTTAAAGGTTCCATTCCGGCGCGCGCAGACCTGACGGATGAGGAGAAAGGTAAGTTCTCTGAGTACCAGCAAAACGCGATGGAATCGTTTGGTAAAGACACGATCGTGTCGTCCATCGCACACGGCGCAGCCCTGCCCGTTAAGGTCTCTAACGACATTAACGACGCGGTCTCCAAGTTCGTCGAAGGCGGATCGGATTTGGATGCGTTCCAGCAGGCGCTCGTGAAAGCCACAGATTCCGTAGGTAAATAA
- a CDS encoding ABC transporter ATP-binding protein, with product MATKRAHEPIIELENYSFTYREQSTPTLNDINLRVNAGEKIAIVGPSGCGKSTLLHALNGLIPHHYKGKHTGQIQVAGMDPNRASLVQVATHVGTVLQDSSNQFVSLTVAEDIAFSLENQAVPHADMPPRVQHAARTVDMEPYLDASPQDLSGGQKQRVAMAGVLVDDVDILLFDEPLAMLDPASGRQTIELIDRLHNQGGRTIVIVEHRIEDVLHRDVDRLILMDNGQIVADTTPDQLVASGLLEEHGIRPPLHVTALRYAGVDVDAAAHPANVRRMNLTKTQKQAVRQWVNDGNQTRCETAATQTPALRLKQVHATYERSGEQADVVALEDVSVDIPHGAMVGIVGSNGAGKSTLARVVCGFIPLAGGTVSINGEDASNWSLTKRGQHVGFVLQEPGQMLSCPMIRDEVQLGLKARGITGSDAHRRVENALKTCGLWPYRSWPISALSHGQKKRVTIAAILAMEPSVLILDEPTAGQDFAHYTEFMDFLARVNQQGTTVILITHDMHLAVEYTDRVLVVSDGAIIADDHPSKVLTDENITKRADLVTTGLYELAKTCAVADPSQLVRRFIEVDRQKRGVHA from the coding sequence ATGGCGACCAAGCGAGCACACGAACCAATAATCGAGCTCGAAAACTATTCATTCACCTACCGCGAACAGTCAACACCGACCCTCAACGACATAAACCTGCGGGTTAACGCGGGCGAAAAAATCGCGATCGTCGGCCCATCTGGATGCGGTAAATCCACACTGCTACACGCCCTCAACGGGCTAATCCCACACCACTACAAAGGTAAACACACGGGCCAGATCCAAGTGGCGGGCATGGACCCGAACCGGGCAAGTCTGGTGCAGGTAGCAACCCACGTGGGTACCGTACTGCAAGACAGCTCAAACCAGTTCGTGTCCTTGACGGTCGCGGAAGATATCGCGTTCTCACTGGAGAACCAGGCGGTGCCTCACGCGGACATGCCCCCGCGCGTACAGCACGCCGCGCGGACAGTGGACATGGAACCGTACCTGGACGCGTCCCCTCAGGATTTATCTGGCGGGCAAAAACAACGCGTCGCCATGGCCGGTGTGCTCGTGGATGACGTGGACATCCTCCTGTTCGATGAACCACTCGCGATGCTGGACCCAGCGTCTGGGCGGCAAACCATTGAACTGATCGACCGCCTACACAACCAAGGTGGACGCACCATAGTTATTGTGGAGCACCGCATTGAAGACGTGCTGCACCGCGATGTGGACCGCCTGATCCTCATGGACAATGGGCAGATCGTGGCGGACACTACTCCCGACCAACTGGTGGCATCCGGTTTACTCGAAGAACATGGGATTCGCCCGCCCTTGCACGTGACTGCGCTGCGGTACGCGGGGGTGGACGTGGACGCCGCTGCCCACCCCGCGAACGTGCGCCGCATGAACCTCACTAAAACGCAAAAACAAGCGGTGCGACAGTGGGTAAACGATGGCAACCAAACTCGCTGTGAAACTGCTGCGACGCAAACTCCGGCGCTGCGCTTGAAGCAGGTGCACGCTACTTACGAACGCAGTGGGGAGCAGGCTGACGTAGTAGCTTTGGAAGACGTTTCCGTCGACATTCCCCACGGGGCGATGGTGGGGATTGTGGGTTCAAACGGGGCGGGTAAATCCACGCTCGCCCGCGTCGTGTGCGGATTCATTCCCCTCGCCGGGGGGACCGTTTCGATTAATGGTGAGGACGCGTCCAACTGGTCGCTTACAAAACGCGGGCAACACGTGGGCTTCGTCTTGCAAGAACCCGGGCAGATGCTGTCGTGCCCCATGATTCGCGACGAAGTGCAACTGGGATTAAAAGCCCGAGGGATCACCGGTAGTGACGCGCACCGGCGAGTCGAAAACGCCCTCAAGACGTGTGGTTTGTGGCCGTACCGGTCCTGGCCAATCTCGGCGCTGAGCCACGGGCAGAAAAAACGCGTCACCATCGCCGCGATTCTCGCGATGGAACCCTCCGTGCTGATCCTTGACGAACCCACCGCCGGACAAGACTTCGCGCACTACACCGAGTTTATGGACTTCCTCGCTCGCGTGAACCAGCAGGGAACCACGGTTATCCTCATTACCCACGACATGCACCTCGCGGTGGAGTACACCGACCGGGTACTCGTGGTGAGTGACGGCGCGATCATTGCCGACGACCACCCCTCAAAAGTATTAACCGACGAAAACATCACCAAGCGAGCGGACCTGGTGACTACGGGCCTGTACGAACTAGCGAAAACCTGCGCGGTTGCGGATCCATCGCAACTGGTGCGGCGATTCATCGAAGTGGACCGGCAGAAACGGGGGGTGCACGCGTGA
- a CDS encoding glycoside hydrolase family 2 TIM barrel-domain containing protein, producing the protein MSTFECNAADQRFDDALFAPQGGRVCPPRSYPPAHASQSLNGVWNFKLHKTDPTPTNFAADSKVSVPAPEQAADARPMPVPGHWVLPPGTFGTPQYTNVNFPFPVLPPLPPDENPTADYWTTFTPTGSLPGDAAQTDEEHRVLPEDQGGTRQVRLRFDGVESMLHAWLNGTYLGFSTGSRLAVEFDISDLIKPGTNLLQVRVQQFSRGSYLEDQDQWWLPGIFRDVSVQYVDAIEDVWVNTDYTDGQGRIRLRVRTDANDAAARVNDTALAVSWRRDGKWLDSNWVSIGAVQPWEADQPVLYPCFVTVGTQTCELPVGFRRVNIDHGVLKANGHPLKLVGVNRHEVRSTAGRVFDEAFARRDLQAMKALGINAIRTSHYPPHPRFLDLCDELGFWVMLECDVETHGFEGSDGSWRQNPSDDPQWRAAFLNRIERTFERDKNHPSIFCWSLGNESGTGQNLRAMSQWLRHRDPHCLIHYEGDYGLRYSDFYSRMYATVEEVEAALDISHGAPIAVPNHPAARITDTDVQRVHASPVLLCEYLHAMGTGPGGAIDYRKFFNRPRFAGGFVWEWRDHTLLADGKWCYGGDFDEAVHDGNFVCDGLVDLETIPDSGALNWANLYAPFTLEETDGRWQVRNNWCRRSLSELYIRWNTLPGTPQQTGKVPLPEVAVGQTVPLDFVQELDLPEGARLRVAIMDTRLPGLGTYAGPQVEPVAGYRPAPVGYCDSDGDRTVTFTQSSSRPSPVDTEPAATSPGGFSVDERGLLKRVGNVELPGLSLAVWRAPTDNDRGHGPSDYWGLREPGQLGGGLNQAGPSNADRWQAARLHQITRKFLELTKEDDAVVVREYWAPPATDFGAYAMVRYEPAQNGVRVTYRFNPVGPWPAAISRLGVYTWLPDTDWQVRWQGAGPGVNYPDLAHANWQGVFTAPVSQMVERHVRPQEAGNRGPFTWLKLTRSRGANAADTTAGGEAVASTSQNAGLAVRAQDMSFSVSPHSARTLDECTHWDQLPQSERTYLWIDAAQHGIGTRSCGPDTRPQYALRPVATEFSFTLSALSTVE; encoded by the coding sequence GTGAGTACTTTTGAATGCAACGCTGCAGATCAACGGTTTGACGACGCCCTCTTCGCCCCGCAGGGTGGGCGGGTGTGCCCACCGCGGTCGTATCCGCCCGCACACGCGAGCCAATCCCTCAACGGGGTGTGGAACTTTAAGCTTCACAAAACGGATCCCACGCCAACTAACTTCGCGGCGGATTCAAAAGTGAGCGTGCCCGCGCCTGAGCAGGCCGCGGACGCCCGCCCAATGCCGGTGCCGGGGCACTGGGTGCTGCCACCCGGCACTTTTGGCACGCCGCAGTACACGAACGTGAACTTCCCGTTCCCCGTGCTGCCGCCCCTACCGCCCGACGAGAATCCAACGGCAGATTACTGGACGACGTTCACCCCCACCGGTTCTTTACCGGGCGACGCCGCGCAAACAGATGAAGAACACCGCGTCCTCCCAGAAGACCAGGGTGGAACGCGGCAGGTGCGGTTGCGTTTCGACGGGGTTGAATCCATGCTGCACGCGTGGCTGAACGGTACCTACTTAGGGTTTTCCACCGGTTCGCGGCTCGCGGTTGAGTTCGACATTTCCGACCTGATCAAGCCCGGTACTAATCTTCTGCAAGTGCGGGTACAGCAGTTTTCCCGCGGTTCTTACCTGGAGGATCAAGACCAGTGGTGGCTACCGGGAATCTTCCGGGACGTGTCGGTGCAGTACGTAGATGCCATTGAGGACGTGTGGGTAAACACCGATTACACCGACGGTCAGGGGCGTATCCGCCTGCGCGTGCGCACGGACGCGAACGACGCTGCTGCGCGCGTGAACGACACGGCACTCGCGGTGTCGTGGCGGCGCGACGGCAAGTGGTTGGATTCCAACTGGGTCAGCATTGGCGCAGTGCAGCCATGGGAAGCGGACCAGCCGGTGCTCTACCCTTGCTTCGTTACGGTCGGTACGCAAACCTGCGAGCTACCGGTCGGGTTCCGCCGCGTGAACATCGACCATGGGGTGTTGAAAGCAAACGGTCACCCGTTGAAACTCGTGGGGGTGAACCGCCACGAAGTGCGTTCCACCGCCGGGCGGGTGTTCGACGAAGCCTTTGCCCGCCGCGACCTGCAAGCTATGAAAGCGCTGGGAATTAACGCTATCCGCACTTCCCACTACCCGCCGCACCCACGGTTTTTAGACCTGTGTGACGAACTGGGTTTTTGGGTGATGCTCGAATGCGACGTGGAAACCCACGGGTTTGAAGGCTCCGACGGGTCGTGGCGGCAAAACCCCTCAGATGACCCGCAGTGGCGCGCCGCGTTCCTAAACCGAATCGAACGCACGTTTGAGCGCGATAAGAACCACCCCTCAATATTCTGCTGGTCCCTGGGTAACGAATCCGGTACCGGCCAGAACCTGCGGGCAATGAGTCAGTGGTTACGCCACCGGGATCCGCACTGCCTCATCCATTATGAAGGTGACTACGGGCTGCGGTACTCGGACTTTTATTCGCGTATGTACGCGACTGTGGAAGAGGTGGAGGCGGCTTTGGACATCTCCCACGGTGCCCCCATTGCGGTGCCGAACCACCCGGCGGCACGCATAACGGATACGGATGTGCAGCGCGTGCACGCCAGCCCAGTACTTTTGTGCGAATACTTGCATGCCATGGGCACCGGGCCGGGCGGGGCAATCGACTACCGCAAGTTCTTTAACCGCCCCCGGTTCGCCGGTGGGTTCGTGTGGGAGTGGCGCGACCACACGCTACTTGCCGACGGTAAATGGTGTTACGGCGGGGACTTTGACGAGGCGGTTCACGACGGCAACTTTGTGTGCGACGGCCTGGTTGATTTAGAGACGATTCCCGATTCTGGGGCGCTGAACTGGGCGAACCTGTATGCGCCATTTACCCTAGAAGAAACTGATGGGCGCTGGCAGGTGCGTAACAACTGGTGCCGCCGTTCCCTTTCCGAACTGTACATTCGTTGGAATACGCTGCCGGGCACACCGCAGCAAACAGGGAAGGTGCCTTTGCCGGAGGTTGCGGTAGGGCAAACCGTCCCCTTAGATTTCGTGCAAGAACTAGATTTGCCTGAGGGCGCTCGGTTGCGCGTTGCCATAATGGATACGCGCCTGCCGGGGCTAGGCACGTACGCGGGGCCGCAGGTGGAGCCAGTGGCCGGTTACCGGCCCGCGCCAGTGGGGTATTGCGACAGCGACGGAGACCGCACGGTCACGTTCACGCAATCCTCAAGCCGGCCCTCCCCCGTTGATACCGAGCCGGCTGCGACGTCGCCGGGCGGGTTTAGTGTAGATGAACGCGGCCTCCTCAAGCGGGTAGGAAACGTGGAACTACCCGGGTTGAGCCTGGCTGTTTGGCGGGCACCAACGGATAACGACCGGGGACATGGGCCCAGTGACTACTGGGGATTGCGTGAACCGGGCCAGTTGGGCGGCGGGTTGAACCAGGCGGGCCCGTCTAACGCAGACCGCTGGCAGGCAGCGCGGCTGCACCAGATAACCCGCAAGTTCCTGGAGCTCACAAAGGAAGACGACGCAGTGGTGGTGCGCGAATACTGGGCTCCCCCAGCAACCGACTTTGGGGCCTACGCCATGGTCCGTTACGAGCCGGCGCAAAACGGCGTGCGCGTCACCTACCGGTTCAACCCCGTTGGCCCGTGGCCCGCAGCGATCAGCCGGCTGGGCGTTTACACCTGGCTGCCGGACACCGACTGGCAGGTGCGGTGGCAGGGCGCCGGGCCGGGCGTTAACTACCCCGACCTTGCGCACGCAAACTGGCAGGGCGTATTCACCGCGCCGGTGAGCCAGATGGTGGAGCGACACGTCAGACCTCAAGAAGCGGGCAATAGGGGGCCATTTACGTGGCTGAAGTTAACCCGCTCACGAGGAGCGAACGCGGCCGATACCACTGCGGGTGGTGAGGCGGTTGCTTCAACCAGCCAGAATGCGGGGCTAGCGGTTAGGGCGCAAGACATGTCGTTTTCCGTGTCGCCGCACTCTGCGCGCACGCTCGATGAGTGTACGCACTGGGACCAGCTCCCCCAGTCGGAGCGGACATACTTGTGGATCGACGCGGCCCAGCATGGGATTGGCACGCGTTCTTGCGGCCCGGATACGCGCCCGCAGTACGCCCTGCGGCCCGTCGCAACGGAGTTCAGTTTCACGCTCAGCGCGCTCAGCACAGTCGAATAA
- a CDS encoding carbohydrate ABC transporter permease, translating into MTHTAKTKATKTRPRARHRITFSQWIRKFGPPILLILPSILLVGFFVYGLIGHNFYMSMIDAHTVAQSTGAKASSFIGFENYKELFADADFRHSLKNLVLLTVAFLAGTLILGFLWAWILEKPIKGEGIFRSIFLFPMAVSFIASGVVWKWLLNSGQGEQASGLNRLFQILGLDFLQNQWTANISFGILAIAIPAIWQLSGYVMALFLAGFRGIPDDLREAARVDGASEWQIYKQIIFPQLAPVALSAVIIIGHMSLKSFDLIMSITDQRTFSTKVPAIDMFNYMTDGDYSMSAAVGAVLLILVALAIIPYLIHDARSDR; encoded by the coding sequence ATGACACATACAGCTAAGACCAAGGCAACCAAGACGCGTCCGCGCGCTCGCCACCGCATCACATTTTCGCAGTGGATCCGCAAGTTTGGCCCACCCATCCTGCTGATCCTCCCGTCGATACTGCTGGTGGGTTTCTTCGTCTACGGGTTGATTGGACACAACTTCTACATGTCCATGATCGATGCGCACACCGTAGCGCAGTCCACGGGAGCGAAAGCCAGTTCTTTCATCGGTTTTGAAAACTACAAAGAGCTGTTCGCAGATGCGGACTTCCGCCACTCCCTGAAGAACCTCGTGCTGTTAACCGTCGCGTTCCTGGCGGGCACGCTGATTCTCGGTTTCCTGTGGGCGTGGATCTTAGAAAAACCGATTAAAGGCGAGGGCATTTTCCGCTCCATCTTCTTGTTCCCCATGGCTGTGTCCTTCATCGCTTCTGGCGTGGTGTGGAAGTGGTTACTGAACTCCGGGCAGGGCGAGCAGGCCTCAGGGCTTAACCGCCTGTTCCAAATACTGGGGCTTGATTTCTTACAAAACCAGTGGACCGCGAACATTTCCTTTGGGATTCTAGCGATCGCAATCCCCGCGATCTGGCAGCTATCGGGTTACGTAATGGCCTTATTCCTAGCTGGATTTAGGGGCATTCCAGATGATTTGCGTGAGGCCGCGCGCGTGGACGGTGCGTCCGAGTGGCAGATTTACAAGCAGATCATTTTCCCGCAACTGGCGCCCGTGGCGCTTTCGGCAGTGATCATTATCGGACACATGTCGCTAAAATCATTCGACCTGATCATGTCCATAACCGACCAGCGCACGTTCTCAACCAAAGTGCCGGCAATCGACATGTTTAACTACATGACGGACGGTGACTACTCCATGTCTGCCGCCGTTGGTGCGGTGCTGCTGATCCTGGTGGCGCTCGCGATTATTCCCTACCTGATTCACGATGCAAGGAGTGACCGGTGA
- a CDS encoding SAM hydrolase/SAM-dependent halogenase family protein, translating to MHSLVLQSDFGLDDGAVAAMYGVAIDTKPDLRIFDLTHNIPPYDIWEGSYRLAQAIDYWPEGTVFVSVVDPGVGSDRLSVVARTKTGHYVVTPDNGTLTHVDAIFGVEQLREIDEHSNRRKGSEASYTFHGRDIYAYTGARLAAGIINYEQVGRELNVEDMVRLPWDKPYRDGDTVYGNIDALDVRYGSLWTSIPRTLFNEINPEFGERFQLRVMHQGRVMHSNQMIYAPSFAAVEVGESLIYVNSLDRMAAAINRGSYARAFNIDTGSAWHVSLTHVK from the coding sequence GTGCACTCATTAGTTTTACAATCAGATTTTGGATTAGACGACGGAGCTGTAGCAGCGATGTACGGCGTTGCTATAGACACAAAACCAGATTTACGGATCTTTGACCTCACGCATAACATTCCCCCGTACGACATTTGGGAAGGGTCTTACCGGCTCGCTCAAGCCATAGATTATTGGCCAGAAGGCACCGTATTCGTGTCTGTGGTTGACCCGGGAGTGGGGTCGGATCGCCTCTCCGTCGTGGCGCGCACCAAAACAGGTCACTACGTAGTGACTCCAGACAACGGTACCCTCACGCACGTGGACGCCATCTTTGGGGTAGAGCAACTACGCGAAATCGATGAGCACAGTAACCGCCGCAAAGGCTCCGAAGCCTCGTACACGTTCCACGGGCGCGACATATACGCTTACACCGGAGCCCGCCTAGCTGCCGGCATCATCAACTACGAGCAGGTGGGGCGGGAGTTAAACGTCGAGGACATGGTGCGGTTACCGTGGGACAAACCCTACCGCGACGGCGACACGGTTTACGGTAATATCGACGCGCTCGACGTGCGCTACGGGTCTTTGTGGACGTCGATTCCCCGCACCTTGTTCAACGAAATCAACCCCGAGTTCGGCGAACGGTTCCAACTGCGCGTAATGCACCAAGGCCGGGTTATGCACTCGAACCAAATGATCTACGCCCCCAGCTTCGCAGCCGTAGAAGTAGGGGAGTCGCTAATCTACGTCAACTCCCTAGACCGCATGGCCGCAGCTATCAACCGCGGTTCGTACGCGCGGGCGTTCAATATCGACACCGGTAGCGCCTGGCACGTTTCCCTCACACACGTTAAATAA
- a CDS encoding energy-coupling factor transporter transmembrane component T family protein translates to MSTPILGYVNRPGLLHRLAGTSKLVFVAALVVAAMITFDVRLLATLAAINLVAWALSRIKLADLKLVLGIITGFMLLNIVLIYVFAPEYGVELFGTRHAIWDGPGRWSLTWEQIFYEAAVALKYFAVLPSVLLFITTTRPPEFASSLNSVGVPYRFAYAVSLSMRYIPDVQRDFNTISKAQQARGMDTSSDAPLRKRVRNLVSILMPLLLSSLDRIESVASAMELRGFGREKRRTWYARRQLRFPDWLLIGFSALLLAGTIALWFVNHGRFWNPFI, encoded by the coding sequence GTGAGCACACCAATCCTGGGATACGTGAACCGGCCGGGGCTGCTGCACCGCTTAGCCGGGACATCCAAACTAGTTTTCGTGGCGGCCCTGGTGGTGGCTGCGATGATCACTTTCGACGTTCGCCTGCTCGCCACCCTAGCCGCTATCAACTTAGTGGCGTGGGCGCTGTCGCGCATAAAACTAGCGGACCTAAAGCTGGTGCTTGGCATTATCACTGGGTTCATGCTGCTGAACATCGTGCTGATCTACGTGTTCGCCCCAGAGTATGGGGTGGAACTGTTCGGCACGCGCCACGCGATTTGGGATGGGCCCGGACGGTGGTCGCTCACGTGGGAGCAGATCTTTTACGAAGCAGCGGTAGCCCTGAAGTACTTCGCGGTGCTGCCCAGCGTGCTGCTGTTCATCACCACCACCCGGCCACCCGAGTTCGCGTCGTCCTTGAACTCCGTTGGCGTGCCGTACCGGTTTGCATACGCCGTGTCCTTATCGATGCGCTATATTCCCGACGTGCAAAGAGACTTCAACACCATTTCTAAAGCACAGCAGGCCCGCGGCATGGACACGTCCTCTGACGCGCCTTTGAGGAAGCGCGTGCGCAACCTCGTGTCAATCCTCATGCCTCTACTGCTCAGTTCCCTAGACCGCATTGAATCCGTTGCGTCCGCGATGGAACTGCGCGGATTCGGCCGGGAAAAGCGCCGTACCTGGTATGCCCGCAGGCAACTGCGATTCCCCGATTGGCTGCTAATCGGCTTCTCCGCGCTGCTGCTGGCCGGCACGATCGCCCTGTGGTTCGTAAACCACGGGCGGTTCTGGAACCCATTCATTTAG
- a CDS encoding ECF-type riboflavin transporter substrate-binding protein: MNKVSPITQVVAIGIGAAIFFVLGRFLIIPAPIPNTSINIQYAVLALFATLYGPVSGLAIGAIGHVLIDATGYGIWASWEIASVVFGLIVGAAMLHNKVREGELGKKTLVRFNVSVVIAHALAWILVAPLGDILIYSEPASKVFTQGALAFVSNSITTCVIGSLILIVYARTRTKSGSLKLED, translated from the coding sequence ATGAATAAGGTATCGCCCATCACCCAGGTGGTTGCAATCGGGATTGGAGCGGCCATCTTCTTCGTACTCGGCCGGTTCCTCATAATCCCCGCCCCAATTCCCAACACGTCCATCAACATTCAATACGCAGTGCTGGCACTGTTCGCCACGCTCTACGGCCCCGTTTCTGGCCTCGCAATCGGCGCTATCGGGCACGTGCTAATAGACGCCACCGGCTACGGAATCTGGGCGTCGTGGGAGATCGCGTCAGTAGTATTCGGCTTGATTGTAGGTGCCGCGATGCTGCACAACAAAGTGCGGGAGGGAGAGCTTGGGAAGAAAACCCTGGTGAGGTTCAACGTGTCGGTAGTGATCGCACACGCTCTCGCGTGGATCCTGGTTGCCCCACTTGGAGACATCCTCATCTACTCGGAACCAGCCAGTAAAGTATTCACCCAAGGCGCGCTCGCGTTCGTGTCAAACTCCATCACCACCTGCGTGATAGGTTCACTAATCCTCATCGTGTACGCCCGCACCCGCACCAAGAGCGGATCGCTCAAACTAGAGGATTAA
- a CDS encoding carbohydrate ABC transporter permease, whose amino-acid sequence MGKAFRYLALIVSLALVLIPVYVLFVTSFKGAGDADPSRTWMLPQQWNFGNWAKAWHALAPALARTFALVIPSSIISAMLGSMNGFVLSRWRFPGANVVFTLILFGMFVPYQALMIPLLKMLLAMEVPQGIPALILCHVVYGIPITTLIFRNYYESVPSELIEAARVDGAGMLRTYWSVVLPISLPSFVVVLIWQFTAAWNDFLFALFFGGGTQRGPVTLALNNLANGAIMTEYGASMAGALIVSLPTLIVYIALGKYFVGGLMSGSVKG is encoded by the coding sequence GTGGGGAAGGCCTTTCGCTACCTGGCCCTCATCGTGTCTTTAGCACTCGTGCTGATCCCCGTGTATGTCCTGTTCGTCACCTCGTTCAAAGGGGCAGGGGATGCGGACCCATCGCGCACGTGGATGCTGCCGCAACAGTGGAATTTTGGTAACTGGGCGAAAGCCTGGCACGCTCTAGCGCCCGCGCTTGCGCGCACATTCGCACTGGTGATTCCCTCATCAATTATTTCCGCAATGCTGGGATCCATGAACGGATTCGTGCTTTCGCGCTGGCGGTTCCCTGGCGCAAACGTGGTGTTTACTCTGATCCTGTTCGGCATGTTCGTGCCCTACCAGGCGCTCATGATCCCGCTGCTGAAAATGCTTTTGGCGATGGAGGTGCCGCAGGGGATTCCCGCCCTGATTCTGTGCCACGTGGTCTACGGCATTCCAATCACCACGCTGATTTTCCGTAACTACTACGAGTCCGTGCCCAGCGAACTGATTGAGGCTGCGCGGGTAGACGGTGCGGGCATGCTGCGTACCTACTGGTCGGTTGTATTGCCTATTTCCCTGCCTTCGTTTGTGGTGGTGTTGATCTGGCAGTTCACTGCCGCGTGGAACGACTTCCTGTTCGCCTTGTTCTTCGGTGGGGGAACGCAACGCGGCCCAGTGACGCTTGCGCTCAACAACCTCGCTAACGGGGCGATAATGACGGAGTACGGGGCGTCAATGGCGGGTGCGTTAATCGTGTCGCTCCCCACGCTGATCGTCTACATCGCGCTGGGCAAATACTTCGTCGGTGGGCTAATGAGCGGCTCTGTGAAAGGTTAA